A window of the Dickeya dianthicola NCPPB 453 genome harbors these coding sequences:
- a CDS encoding bile acid:sodium symporter family protein, whose amino-acid sequence MAWLQRLKIDNFLLILIAVVITASIFPCEGVAKVFFENLTNVAIALLFFMHGAKLSRNAITVGMGHWRLHLVVFASTFILFPLLGIGMAFLSPQILTPGLYLGFLYLCALPATVQSAIAFTSMAGGNVAAAICSASASSILGVFLSPVLVGLLMHTQGGQTDTLHAIGAIIMQLMVPFVIGHLSRPLIGGWVDRHRKLINITDRSSILLVVYVAFSEAVVQGIWHQINGWSLLAVVACSLVLLGIVLVCTTLAARKLGFSTQDEITIVFCGSKKSLANGIPMANVLFPAAAVGAMVLPLMIFHQIQLMVCATLAQRYANRAVPAGDEIAGK is encoded by the coding sequence ATGGCATGGTTACAACGCTTAAAAATTGACAATTTTCTGCTGATCTTGATTGCGGTGGTGATCACCGCATCCATTTTTCCGTGCGAAGGCGTCGCCAAGGTTTTCTTTGAGAACCTGACCAATGTGGCAATCGCACTGCTGTTTTTCATGCATGGCGCCAAGCTGTCTCGTAATGCCATTACCGTCGGTATGGGCCATTGGCGGTTGCATCTGGTGGTGTTTGCCAGCACCTTCATCCTGTTCCCGCTGTTGGGGATTGGCATGGCGTTTCTGTCGCCGCAGATATTAACGCCAGGGTTGTATCTCGGTTTCCTGTATCTGTGCGCGCTGCCGGCGACCGTACAGTCCGCCATCGCGTTTACCTCTATGGCGGGCGGCAACGTGGCTGCCGCTATCTGTAGCGCCTCGGCGTCCAGTATTCTTGGGGTCTTTCTCTCGCCGGTGTTGGTCGGCTTGCTGATGCATACGCAGGGCGGACAGACCGATACGCTGCACGCGATCGGCGCCATTATCATGCAACTGATGGTGCCGTTCGTTATCGGTCACCTGTCACGTCCGCTGATTGGCGGCTGGGTGGACCGCCATCGCAAACTGATCAATATTACTGACCGTTCATCGATTCTGCTGGTAGTGTACGTGGCGTTCAGCGAGGCGGTGGTACAGGGGATTTGGCACCAGATTAATGGCTGGTCGCTGCTGGCGGTCGTGGCGTGCTCGCTGGTGCTGCTGGGCATTGTGCTGGTGTGTACCACGCTGGCGGCTCGCAAACTGGGATTCAGCACTCAGGATGAAATCACCATCGTGTTCTGTGGCTCGAAAAAGAGCCTGGCCAACGGTATTCCGATGGCGAATGTGTTGTTCCCCGCCGCGGCAGTCGGTGCAATGGTGCTGCCGTTGATGATTTTTCACCAGATTCAACTGATGGTGTGCGCGACGCTGGCGCAGCGTTATGCAAACAGAGCGGTACCGGCTGGCGATGAAATAGCAGGAAAATAA
- the araH gene encoding L-arabinose ABC transporter permease AraH: protein MSTVSSPSHARKSQGLSLSRIWDNYGMLVVFAALFLACMLFVPNFATFVNMKGLGLAISMSGMVACGMLFCLASGDFDLSVASVIACAGVTTAVVINVSESLWLGVGAGLLLGVAFGLLNGFVIAQLKINALITTLATMQIVRGLAYIISDGKAVGIEDERFFTLGYANWLGLPAPIWLTVICMVLFGLLLNKTTFGRNTLAIGGNEEAARLAGVPVVRTKIIIFGLSGLVSAAAGIILASRMTSGQPMTSIGYELIVISACVLGGVSLKGGIGKISYVVAGVLILGTVENAMNLLNISPFAQYVVRGLILLAAVVFDRYKQLAKKTV from the coding sequence ATGTCTACGGTGAGTTCCCCTTCCCACGCCCGCAAATCTCAAGGCCTCAGCCTGTCCCGCATCTGGGATAACTACGGCATGTTGGTGGTGTTTGCTGCGCTGTTCCTGGCCTGTATGTTATTCGTGCCGAATTTCGCCACCTTCGTCAACATGAAAGGGCTGGGGCTGGCGATTTCCATGTCGGGCATGGTGGCCTGCGGCATGTTGTTTTGCCTGGCCTCCGGCGATTTCGACCTGTCGGTCGCTTCGGTGATCGCCTGCGCCGGCGTCACCACCGCGGTGGTGATCAACGTCAGCGAAAGCCTGTGGCTGGGCGTTGGCGCCGGGCTGTTGCTGGGCGTCGCGTTCGGCCTGCTCAACGGGTTCGTTATCGCTCAACTAAAAATCAACGCCCTGATCACCACGCTGGCTACGATGCAGATTGTGCGCGGTCTGGCGTACATCATTTCTGACGGTAAGGCGGTCGGTATCGAAGACGAGCGCTTTTTCACACTGGGATACGCTAACTGGCTGGGATTGCCGGCGCCGATCTGGCTGACGGTTATCTGCATGGTGCTGTTCGGTTTGCTGCTGAACAAGACCACCTTTGGCCGCAATACGCTGGCGATCGGCGGCAACGAGGAAGCCGCGCGGCTGGCCGGGGTGCCGGTGGTGCGCACCAAAATCATTATCTTCGGCCTGTCCGGGCTGGTTTCCGCCGCGGCGGGCATCATTCTGGCGTCGCGTATGACCAGCGGCCAGCCGATGACGTCGATCGGTTATGAACTGATCGTGATTTCGGCCTGCGTACTGGGCGGTGTGTCACTGAAAGGCGGCATCGGCAAGATATCCTATGTGGTGGCCGGGGTGCTGATTCTGGGGACGGTGGAGAATGCCATGAACCTGCTGAATATCTCGCCCTTTGCCCAGTATGTGGTGCGTGGTCTGATTCTGCTGGCGGCGGTTGTCTTCGACCGCTACAAGCAACTGGCGAAGAAAACGGTTTGA
- a CDS encoding YdgA family protein, whose product MAKKTVVAAGIVIALAAAWGGASWFTGKQIEQHIGEVTDNLNSGLKNAYPQAGIKVTFRDYQRGIFKSQLALVVQSDGSNARQHLLAANEEVVFNATIFHGPFPLTASQFSLKPAMAAVYGELTNTDSVKALFDLTKNKPFITADSRIDYSGDTHSAVTLEALDVQGPEMKVNFSGTTLLVNLAGDLQAGNVIGNVANLVMEKPNLQGQNEKLTLQDLALNTDTRKGKFDLDVGDVKLTLKKLALDVQGSDSLALNDFALVNHTTEDDANLAGQMTLTLGSALFRDQNLGSLNMNVNFSGLDGKGTRQFMTEYQKNLQSLLQNIDQVTPEVYDQQLAALVLHNLPQLLKGNPSVKIAPFSWKNAKGESAFTLALDLTDPLQKSAAPTGNLSDEEAIIRQSVKNLDARLNVPLDMITELMVQTAPKASSDDEKKQLEQMARQQAQLMANIGQMSQVTVTKDNAITSSLQYSDGTVTFNGRKIPLAEFIAPFITQPAENVPEEGDDSQATPEEQQPDASVSP is encoded by the coding sequence GTGGCCAAAAAAACAGTGGTAGCGGCAGGCATCGTTATTGCACTCGCAGCAGCCTGGGGGGGCGCCTCCTGGTTTACCGGCAAACAGATTGAGCAACACATTGGCGAAGTCACCGACAATCTAAACAGCGGGCTGAAAAACGCTTACCCGCAGGCGGGCATCAAGGTGACATTCCGCGACTATCAACGCGGGATCTTCAAAAGCCAGCTTGCCCTGGTCGTACAGTCAGACGGTTCCAACGCCCGTCAGCACCTGTTGGCCGCGAACGAAGAAGTGGTGTTTAACGCGACGATCTTCCACGGTCCTTTCCCGCTCACCGCCAGCCAGTTTAGCCTGAAGCCGGCGATGGCGGCCGTATACGGCGAACTGACCAACACCGACTCGGTGAAAGCGCTGTTTGACCTGACCAAAAACAAACCGTTCATCACCGCCGATAGCCGTATCGATTACAGCGGCGATACTCACTCCGCCGTCACGCTGGAAGCGCTGGACGTGCAGGGTCCGGAAATGAAGGTCAATTTTAGCGGCACCACGCTGCTGGTGAATCTGGCCGGCGATCTGCAGGCCGGTAACGTGATCGGCAATGTCGCTAATCTGGTGATGGAGAAACCGAATCTGCAAGGGCAGAACGAAAAGCTGACGCTGCAAGATCTGGCGCTTAACACCGATACCCGCAAAGGCAAATTCGATCTCGACGTCGGCGACGTCAAGCTCACGCTGAAAAAACTGGCGCTGGATGTTCAGGGCAGCGATAGCCTGGCATTGAACGATTTCGCGCTGGTTAATCACACCACCGAAGATGACGCCAACCTGGCTGGACAGATGACGCTGACCCTGGGCTCGGCGCTGTTCCGCGATCAAAATCTGGGATCGCTGAACATGAACGTCAACTTTTCCGGGCTGGATGGCAAAGGCACTCGCCAGTTCATGACCGAATACCAGAAAAACCTGCAGTCGCTGTTGCAAAATATCGACCAGGTCACACCGGAAGTCTACGACCAGCAACTGGCTGCGCTGGTTCTGCATAACCTGCCGCAGTTGCTGAAAGGTAACCCTAGCGTCAAGATTGCCCCATTCAGTTGGAAAAACGCCAAAGGCGAAAGCGCCTTCACGCTGGCGCTGGATTTGACCGATCCGCTGCAGAAAAGCGCGGCGCCGACCGGTAATCTGTCCGATGAGGAAGCCATTATTCGTCAGTCGGTGAAAAATCTGGATGCCCGTCTCAACGTGCCGCTGGATATGATCACTGAACTGATGGTGCAAACCGCGCCGAAAGCCTCTTCGGATGACGAGAAAAAACAGCTGGAACAAATGGCGCGTCAGCAGGCGCAACTGATGGCGAACATCGGCCAGATGAGTCAGGTCACCGTGACCAAAGACAATGCCATCACCAGTTCGCTGCAGTACAGCGACGGTACCGTGACCTTCAACGGCCGCAAAATTCCGCTGGCGGAGTTCATCGCTCCGTTCATCACGCAGCCGGCGGAGAACGTGCCTGAAGAAGGCGATGATTCTCAGGCTACGCCGGAAGAACAGCAGCCGGACGCGTCAGTCAGTCCGTAA
- the fumC gene encoding class II fumarate hydratase, with protein sequence MSDTRIEKDSLGPIAVPAAHLWGAQTQRSLEHFRISEEKMPRALIVALAQTKRAAARVNMDLGLLPADKGDAILQAADEVLSGQHAGEFPLAIWQTGSGTQTNMNMNEVLANRASEVLGGVRGNERLVHPNDDVNKSQSSNDVFPTAMHVAAVTVVREHLIPELNVLQQTLADKAAQFADIIKIGRTHLQDATPLTLGQEISGWAAMLAHNLRHIENSIPHLCELALGGTAVGTGLNTHPEYAARVAAELASRTGHPFVTAPNKFEALATCDALVHGHGALKGLAASLMKIANDVRWLASGPRCGIGEIAIPENEPGSSIMPGKVNPTQCEAMTMLCCQVMGNDVAVNMGGASGNFELNVFRPMVIHNVLQSVRLLADGMKSFNEHCAVGIEPNRERINQLLNESLMLVTALNPHIGYDKAAEIAKKAHKEGLTLKASALQLGYLTEEQFAQWVRPEDMVGSMKP encoded by the coding sequence ATGTCAGACACTCGAATCGAAAAGGATTCCCTGGGGCCGATAGCCGTACCGGCAGCGCACCTTTGGGGGGCTCAGACCCAGCGTTCGCTGGAGCATTTTCGTATTTCGGAAGAGAAAATGCCGAGAGCGTTGATCGTGGCGCTGGCGCAAACCAAGCGGGCGGCGGCCCGCGTTAATATGGATCTGGGGCTGCTGCCCGCCGATAAAGGCGACGCCATTCTTCAGGCCGCGGATGAAGTGCTGAGCGGGCAGCATGCCGGCGAATTCCCGCTGGCTATCTGGCAGACCGGTTCCGGTACCCAGACCAATATGAATATGAACGAGGTGCTGGCGAATCGGGCCAGCGAAGTGTTGGGCGGTGTTCGGGGCAATGAGCGGTTGGTGCATCCGAACGACGATGTCAACAAAAGCCAAAGTTCTAACGATGTTTTCCCCACGGCGATGCATGTGGCGGCGGTCACCGTGGTGCGCGAACACCTGATCCCTGAGCTGAACGTGTTGCAGCAAACGCTGGCGGATAAAGCCGCACAATTCGCCGATATCATCAAAATAGGCCGCACCCATTTGCAGGATGCCACGCCGCTGACGCTGGGGCAGGAGATTTCTGGCTGGGCGGCGATGCTGGCGCACAACCTGCGTCATATCGAAAACAGTATCCCGCACCTGTGCGAACTGGCTTTGGGCGGCACCGCAGTCGGCACCGGTTTGAATACGCACCCGGAATACGCGGCGCGAGTGGCGGCGGAGCTGGCATCGCGGACCGGTCACCCGTTTGTCACTGCGCCGAACAAGTTTGAAGCGTTAGCCACCTGCGACGCGCTGGTCCACGGGCACGGCGCCTTGAAAGGGCTGGCGGCATCGCTGATGAAGATCGCCAACGATGTCCGCTGGCTGGCATCCGGCCCGCGCTGCGGTATTGGCGAGATTGCCATTCCGGAAAACGAACCGGGCAGTTCCATCATGCCGGGCAAGGTCAATCCGACGCAGTGTGAAGCCATGACCATGCTGTGTTGCCAGGTGATGGGGAACGATGTGGCGGTAAACATGGGCGGCGCGTCCGGCAATTTTGAATTGAACGTGTTCCGGCCGATGGTAATCCACAACGTCCTGCAATCGGTACGGTTGCTGGCCGACGGCATGAAGAGTTTCAACGAGCATTGCGCCGTCGGGATTGAACCGAATCGCGAGCGCATCAACCAGTTGCTGAATGAGTCGCTGATGCTGGTGACGGCACTCAATCCGCACATCGGTTATGACAAGGCGGCGGAAATCGCCAAAAAAGCCCATAAAGAAGGACTGACGCTGAAAGCATCGGCGTTGCAACTGGGCTACCTGACAGAAGAACAGTTCGCCCA
- the manA gene encoding mannose-6-phosphate isomerase: MQKMRNSVQNYAWGSKHALTELYGIENPGNLPMAELWMGAHPKSSSLLLDEQGQAHNLRELINSDRPGFLGNAVAQRFGELPFLFKVLCAEQPLSIQVHPNKSAAEAGFERENAAGIALDSPQRNYKDANHKPELVFALTSYLAMNGFRELAEIARLLQPLADAHPAIAAFLQHPNSQTLTTLFSSLLSMNGEQKAQAIAELNRVLDSQHGDPWDTIRFIAQFYPDDGGLFSPLLLNVVTLKPGEAMFLYAETPHAYLQGVALEVMANSDNVLRAGLTPKYIDIPELLANVRFESKPAASLLTSPIKTANELSFPIPVDDFAFSLHYLTDAPQTLSQQSAAIVFCVEGQAVLEKGAQQVTLLPGESCFIPAGESPVQVQGQGQIARVYNRPLMV, encoded by the coding sequence ATGCAAAAAATGCGCAACAGTGTGCAGAATTACGCCTGGGGCAGTAAACATGCGTTAACTGAACTGTATGGGATTGAAAACCCGGGCAACCTTCCAATGGCTGAGCTGTGGATGGGCGCACATCCGAAAAGCAGTTCCCTGCTGCTTGACGAACAAGGGCAAGCGCACAATCTGCGGGAGTTGATCAATAGCGATCGGCCCGGTTTTCTGGGTAACGCGGTAGCGCAGCGCTTTGGCGAATTGCCGTTCCTGTTCAAGGTGTTGTGCGCCGAACAACCGCTGTCGATTCAGGTACACCCCAATAAATCCGCCGCCGAGGCGGGATTCGAGCGGGAAAATGCCGCCGGCATCGCGCTGGATTCTCCCCAACGCAATTACAAGGACGCCAACCACAAACCAGAGTTGGTCTTCGCCCTCACCTCTTATCTGGCGATGAACGGCTTTCGCGAGCTGGCCGAGATTGCCCGGCTGTTGCAACCGCTGGCTGACGCTCACCCGGCCATCGCCGCATTTTTGCAGCACCCGAATAGCCAGACGCTGACCACGTTGTTCTCCAGCCTGCTGAGCATGAACGGCGAACAGAAAGCGCAGGCCATCGCGGAACTGAATCGCGTGCTGGACAGCCAACACGGCGACCCCTGGGACACCATCCGATTTATTGCGCAGTTTTATCCCGATGACGGCGGCTTGTTCTCGCCACTGCTGCTGAACGTCGTCACGCTGAAACCCGGCGAAGCCATGTTCCTGTATGCCGAAACCCCGCATGCCTACCTTCAGGGCGTGGCGCTGGAAGTGATGGCCAATTCGGACAACGTCCTGCGCGCCGGCCTGACCCCCAAGTACATTGATATCCCCGAGTTGCTCGCCAACGTCCGTTTCGAATCGAAACCTGCCGCTTCTCTGCTCACCTCGCCGATAAAAACGGCCAACGAACTGAGTTTCCCTATCCCGGTCGATGACTTTGCCTTTTCACTGCATTATCTTACCGATGCGCCGCAGACGCTCAGCCAGCAGAGTGCGGCGATTGTCTTTTGCGTCGAAGGCCAGGCGGTGCTGGAAAAAGGGGCTCAGCAGGTCACGCTGCTACCAGGCGAATCCTGCTTTATCCCTGCCGGCGAATCACCGGTTCAGGTTCAGGGACAGGGGCAGATTGCCCGCGTCTATAACCGGCCTTTAATGGTATAA
- the araC gene encoding arabinose operon transcriptional regulator AraC produces MYHRMAHESQPNPLLPGYAFNAYLVAGLTPILAGGPLDFFIDRPDGMKGYIINLTIKGQGKVLDGDDTFFCNPGDLLLFPPRSRHYYGRAPGSDNWYHRWVYFRPRAYWADWLEWHSKGCDVGRLTLSSTGLLQEFDKLFANIEQTHRSGRRFSEELAMNLLERLLLRAMEEDPQSPQRIMDPRVIEACQFITGNLAGELRIDEVARHVCLSPSRLAHLFREQVGVNILRWREDQRVIRAKLLLQTTQESIAAVGRVVGYDDQLYFSRVFRKRVGVSPSDFRRRNSEIHHPTLEKPAEAALWRGESLAPHPWVVTP; encoded by the coding sequence ATGTATCACCGCATGGCGCATGAGTCCCAGCCCAACCCGTTGCTGCCCGGTTATGCGTTTAACGCCTATCTGGTGGCCGGGCTAACGCCGATTCTGGCGGGCGGGCCGCTGGATTTCTTCATCGATCGTCCGGATGGTATGAAGGGGTACATCATTAACCTGACTATCAAGGGACAGGGCAAGGTGCTGGATGGCGATGATACCTTTTTCTGCAATCCCGGCGACCTGCTGCTGTTTCCGCCCCGGTCGCGCCATTATTACGGCCGCGCCCCCGGCAGCGACAACTGGTATCACCGCTGGGTCTATTTCCGGCCGCGCGCTTACTGGGCCGATTGGCTGGAGTGGCACAGCAAAGGTTGCGACGTCGGGCGGCTGACGCTGTCCAGCACCGGATTGCTGCAAGAGTTTGATAAGCTGTTCGCCAACATCGAGCAGACCCACCGTTCCGGCCGGCGTTTTTCCGAAGAGCTGGCGATGAATCTGCTGGAGCGCTTGCTGCTGCGTGCGATGGAAGAAGATCCGCAAAGCCCGCAGCGGATTATGGACCCTAGGGTGATTGAGGCGTGCCAGTTCATTACCGGCAATCTGGCCGGCGAGCTGCGTATCGATGAGGTGGCGCGTCACGTTTGCCTGTCGCCGTCGCGGCTGGCGCACCTGTTCCGCGAGCAGGTGGGGGTGAATATTCTGCGCTGGCGGGAAGATCAGCGGGTGATCCGCGCTAAATTGCTGCTACAAACCACGCAGGAATCCATCGCCGCCGTCGGGCGGGTGGTTGGCTACGACGACCAGCTCTATTTTTCCCGGGTATTTCGCAAACGGGTGGGGGTCAGCCCCAGCGATTTCCGCCGCCGCAACAGTGAAATCCATCATCCGACGCTGGAAAAACCAGCGGAAGCGGCCCTCTGGCGCGGGGAATCGCTTGCGCCGCATCCGTGGGTGGTCACGCCGTAA
- the add gene encoding adenosine deaminase, whose translation MINPHIPLTDLHRHLDGNIRPQTILELGRQFNIDLPGHDLASLLPHVQIVDNEPDLLRFLQKLDWGVAVLGSLDACRRVAYENVEDAIRAGLDYAELRFSPYYMALSHQLPLEGVVEAVIDGITAGCRDHNHDVMIRLIGIMSRTFGTQACEQELNALLTHKDNIVAIDLAGDELGFPGELFTPHFTRARDAGWHLTTHAGEAAGPESIWQAITQLGAERIGHGVAAIVDSSLMEYMAEHQIGIESCLTSNLQTSTVKAMNEHPLVHFLHHGIPATINTDDPAVQGIDIRHEYEIAAPLAGLLPDDILQAQENGLRIAFISEQEKQSLRQRVQQRQAS comes from the coding sequence ATGATTAATCCGCACATTCCGCTGACGGATCTCCATCGCCATCTTGATGGTAATATCCGCCCTCAGACTATCCTTGAATTGGGCCGCCAGTTTAATATCGACCTGCCGGGTCACGACCTGGCTTCACTACTCCCTCACGTCCAGATCGTCGATAACGAACCTGACCTGCTCCGTTTTCTGCAAAAACTGGACTGGGGCGTGGCCGTGCTGGGGTCGTTGGATGCCTGTCGCCGGGTAGCTTACGAAAACGTTGAAGACGCCATACGTGCCGGACTGGATTATGCCGAACTGCGCTTTTCCCCCTACTACATGGCCCTTAGCCATCAACTGCCGCTGGAAGGCGTCGTGGAAGCGGTGATCGACGGAATTACCGCGGGTTGCCGCGATCATAACCACGACGTCATGATCCGTCTGATCGGTATCATGAGCCGCACCTTTGGCACTCAGGCCTGCGAACAGGAACTGAACGCATTACTGACGCACAAGGACAATATCGTCGCCATCGATCTGGCGGGTGATGAGCTCGGCTTTCCCGGCGAATTGTTTACCCCCCACTTTACCCGCGCCCGCGACGCTGGCTGGCATCTCACCACCCATGCCGGCGAAGCCGCTGGCCCGGAAAGCATCTGGCAGGCGATTACACAACTGGGCGCCGAACGAATCGGTCATGGCGTGGCCGCCATCGTCGATAGCTCGTTAATGGAGTACATGGCCGAACACCAGATTGGCATCGAGTCCTGCCTGACCTCCAACCTGCAAACCAGCACGGTAAAAGCGATGAACGAACACCCGTTGGTGCATTTTCTGCACCACGGCATTCCGGCTACCATCAACACCGATGATCCGGCGGTTCAAGGCATCGACATCCGTCATGAATATGAGATAGCCGCCCCGCTGGCCGGTCTGTTGCCGGACGATATCCTTCAGGCTCAGGAAAACGGACTGCGCATCGCGTTTATCTCCGAACAGGAGAAACAATCGTTGCGCCAGCGGGTGCAGCAACGGCAGGCCTCCTGA
- a CDS encoding oxidoreductase, translating to MTDTIRVGLLGYGYASKTFHAPLIAATSGMKLAAVSSSDAGKVQADWPSMRVVPEPQELFNDPNIDLIVIPTPNDTHFPLARQALAAGKHVVVDKPFTVTLSQARELHQQAEHVGKLLSVFHNRRWDSDFLTLKQLLKTGVLGDVVYMESHFDRYRPEVRHRWREDGSDGSGIWYDLAPHLIDQVLQLFGLPVAIQADLTQLRPGSKATDYFHATLIYPQRRVVVHSTMLAAAESARYIVHGTQGSYVKFGLDPQEGRLKEGEKPQAHSDWGQDSRDGILTLHRDGVLTEQRVPTIPGHYQSYYAEIRNALLGRGDNPVPVEQAIKVMELIELGLTSHEQKKAMTLKSN from the coding sequence ATGACGGATACTATCCGTGTTGGTCTGCTGGGCTATGGTTATGCCAGTAAGACGTTTCATGCGCCGCTGATTGCCGCTACATCAGGAATGAAACTGGCGGCGGTGTCCAGCAGTGATGCTGGGAAGGTTCAGGCTGACTGGCCCTCAATGCGGGTTGTGCCCGAGCCGCAGGAACTGTTCAATGATCCGAATATCGACCTGATCGTGATACCCACCCCGAATGACACCCATTTTCCGCTGGCCCGTCAGGCGCTGGCTGCCGGCAAGCATGTGGTGGTGGATAAACCTTTCACCGTGACGTTGTCACAAGCGCGGGAACTGCATCAGCAGGCAGAACATGTGGGTAAGCTGCTTTCCGTCTTTCATAACCGGCGCTGGGACAGCGACTTTCTAACGCTGAAGCAATTGCTGAAAACCGGCGTGCTGGGCGATGTGGTGTACATGGAGTCGCATTTTGACCGTTATCGCCCGGAAGTCCGCCATCGCTGGCGCGAAGACGGCAGCGATGGCAGCGGCATCTGGTACGATCTGGCTCCGCATCTGATTGATCAAGTGCTGCAATTATTCGGTCTGCCAGTGGCGATTCAGGCTGATCTGACGCAACTGCGGCCGGGCAGCAAGGCCACGGATTACTTCCATGCTACGTTAATCTATCCACAGCGCCGGGTGGTGGTACACAGCACCATGCTGGCGGCGGCGGAAAGCGCTCGTTATATCGTCCACGGCACCCAGGGCAGTTATGTGAAATTCGGTCTTGACCCACAGGAAGGAAGACTGAAAGAAGGCGAGAAGCCGCAAGCCCATAGCGACTGGGGGCAGGACAGCCGCGACGGCATTCTGACGCTGCACCGAGACGGCGTATTGACGGAGCAGAGGGTGCCCACCATTCCCGGGCATTATCAATCCTACTATGCCGAAATCCGCAATGCGTTGCTGGGGCGTGGCGACAACCCGGTGCCGGTTGAGCAGGCCATCAAAGTGATGGAACTGATTGAACTGGGGCTGACTTCTCATGAACAGAAAAAGGCGATGACCCTGAAAAGCAACTAA
- a CDS encoding SgcJ/EcaC family oxidoreductase has product MYKKVLLSLSLLSAAITSQAYAANTETCVKTDEKTIASLFDRWNTSLQTGDAKKVNANYATDAVLLPTLSSKVRKTDAERIDYFEHFLPKKPVGSIDDRVIKIGCNEALDTGNYTFTFGDKSQAKARYTYTYAFNDGKWLITSHHSSVQPKD; this is encoded by the coding sequence ATGTATAAAAAGGTCCTGTTATCGCTGAGTTTGCTTAGCGCTGCCATCACCTCTCAGGCTTATGCCGCTAACACTGAAACCTGTGTTAAAACCGACGAAAAAACCATCGCTAGTCTGTTTGACCGCTGGAATACGTCGTTACAGACCGGTGATGCGAAGAAAGTGAATGCCAATTACGCGACCGACGCGGTATTGTTGCCGACACTGTCTTCAAAAGTGCGTAAGACTGATGCCGAACGTATTGATTATTTCGAACATTTCCTGCCGAAGAAACCGGTTGGCAGCATTGACGATCGTGTCATCAAAATCGGTTGTAATGAAGCGCTGGATACCGGGAATTATACCTTTACCTTTGGCGACAAGTCACAGGCCAAGGCACGTTATACCTACACTTATGCTTTCAACGATGGCAAATGGTTGATCACCAGCCATCATTCGTCTGTCCAGCCGAAAGACTGA